Genomic segment of Saprospira sp. CCB-QB6:
ATTGCTTTTGGATCAATTGGTCTTGGCCATTGATGCGGAGCAAATAGTGAGCTGCAGGGAAATTGCTAAGATCAAAGCTCATTTGTCCAGATGTGGGGGCATCGGCTTGAGTTTGTTCAATAAGCAATTGGCCTTGCATATTGTAGACCTGAAGATGCAGGTCTTGGGGTTGGCTTTGCTCAAAGCTGACAAAGTATTGGCCCTGGCTGGGGTTAGGAAATACCTTGAAGCTGCTGTTGAGCAATTCAAGTTGGCGAGTACTTGTGGGGGCTGAAATCGTGGCCTCGCTGAGGTTCGTGATTACGGGCGCATTGAAATCAAAGTAGATCGCCGCCTTGTTGGGAATTACAGCGCCTAGGGGCAAGTTAGGATCTCTATTGATGCTATATTTAACAAATCCATGGCTGCCTGCTTCATCAGTATCGGCATCAGGCAAGTTGATATTATTGAAGGTAAAGACGAGGATATTTCCATTTTCAACGCTCATCGTTCCATCATGAGAAAACTGTAAGTTAGCCAAAGTAGTGGCATCCAAACTAGCATCTAGGGTATCGCGAATGACTACGGTATAGGCGGGGGCAGTACCTAGATTTTGGAAATGGATGGTGTAGTCAAGGACCTCATCTTGCGTATAGATTTCAGCTTGTCCGCGGGGGTCGCCAGAGCGAGTGGGGCGGAGAACGATCTCGTTGGGGTCCCAAGAGCCTATAACGGGCCAACTTTCAGTATAGCTATTATTAGCTGGGGTAGCATCTCCAAGAACAGGACTAATAGTTACACTATTCGTCACCTGATTACCTAGAGGAACTGTAGTAGGAGTATAGAGACTAACACGGACAGCCCCACAACTTCCTGGATTTATATTATTCGCTTCAAAAGTTATTGTCTTATTGACTGCATCATGAGCAACTATGCTCGCATTATGGTAGGTGTACCAAGGTATATTCATATAGCGTGGATCTGTAGCTGTAGGATTAAACTCCAACTGGTTATCATAATCCAGCGTAAAGCTTACATTTTGGGGGCTATCCCCTGCATTACAGTAGTCTAGATGGGTGTGAAGTGAGAAACCAGGAGCCACAACTGTTGTATTAATGAAATTCACATACAAATCATTTACTGAAGGATTCGTCACAACAAAGTCATTTCCAGTGTAGTTGGTCCCCAAAGTAGTTGCATTCACAGTAATATTCCCTGCAGGACAAAGCTGTACGCCTCCTCTACGAGGAACTAATTCTAGCGTATAATTTCCAGCCTGAGTTAACTCAAAAGAATAAAAACCATTTTGGTCTGTACTCACTAGCTGTCCTGATGGCAGTAGGCGAATAAGGTGCTGTGCCTCTGCTATCGCTGCAGTACAAGTTCCGCCAGTGGTATTATTCG
This window contains:
- a CDS encoding DUF7619 domain-containing protein: MNWKIFYISLSFLLFFLGSGALNAQCSNFSVVGTVTDASCGNNGRIELTITGSGQYYINWSRYRYWGHLASGVTFLDSLSVGHYYVQVTDQNLGCTEDLMFTVGGPLPLYAAVIPDTNSCPTTELLASPRGGTSPYTYAWSTGANTPAISNLPADQTYSLTVTDAMGCVEVVSYHNDTAACSLPLDICNLELEKGFRNCPIDTLDVRALNGVAPYNYNWSTGAIDIDNWGVNIAVSAPGTYTVTVTDASSCFLVDTIEVPSSNPIQITPIVTPASCGQNDGVIDLNVTGGSGGYFYYWSNGSREDHIDSLAQNSSYYVFVRDSLNTDCSNSAYNINVGGHGQISPVVIAANCQNTMGEIALNPVGFSNPQFVWSTGDTGSNLTNLSAGTYTVTITGDSCQTARSFFLEQDSSCLVRISGRVTNNTTGGTCTAAIAEAQHLIRLLPSGQLVSTDQNGFYSFELTQAGNYTLELVPRRGGVQLCPAGNITVNATTLGTNYTGNDFVVTNPSVNDLYVNFINTTVVAPGFSLHTHLDYCNAGDSPQNVSFTLDYDNQLEFNPTATDPRYMNIPWYTYHNASIVAHDAVNKTITFEANNINPGSCGAVRVSLYTPTTVPLGNQVTNSVTISPVLGDATPANNSYTESWPVIGSWDPNEIVLRPTRSGDPRGQAEIYTQDEVLDYTIHFQNLGTAPAYTVVIRDTLDASLDATTLANLQFSHDGTMSVENGNILVFTFNNINLPDADTDEAGSHGFVKYSINRDPNLPLGAVIPNKAAIYFDFNAPVITNLSEATISAPTSTRQLELLNSSFKVFPNPSQGQYFVSFEQSQPQDLHLQVYNMQGQLLIEQTQADAPTSGQMSFDLSNFPAAHYLLRINGQDQLIQKQ